The Polynucleobacter sp. JS-Mosq-20-D10 region TTGTATGAGATGGCGGGCAAAGGTAGTCTTGCCGGCTCCAAGATCACCCTCTAGGGAGATATTGAGGTGAGTGCTTTGATCCGCCTGAAAAAGATGACTAAGACTGGAGGCGAGCTTTTGAGCTAATGCAGTGGTATCCGCTTCTTGCCTACAATGTTGAGTAAATGAATTCTGAGCCATTTACCTAGTTTATTCAATTATTCAGTTACATTCTGTATTCCTAATGACTTCTTCTCAAATACCCAAGATTGTTGACTATGCCTCCGTTGATCAGGCTAATCTGCGTGAATGGCTGGGTGAACAGTCTCGAAAATTGGGTTTTGATGACTTACGGATTACCGATACCCATCTTGGTGTTGCAACTGAACGTCTGAATGACTGGCTCGCAGAAGGGCGGCATGGTCAGATGGAATATATGGCAAGGCATGCTCAATTACGCTCTGACCCAGCCCTCTTAGTTCCGGGTGCGGTCAGGGTCATTTGCGTCACCATGAATTACCTGTCCCCCACAATAGACTTTGACCATGAGTGGGGCAGATTGAGCGATCCTGCTCAAGCGGTGGTATCGATGTATGCCCGTGGGCGTGACTATCACAGGGTGATGCGCAATCGTTTGCAAGAATTTGCACAGCTGATTGAACAGCGGATTGGATTATTTGGTTATCGCGTATTTACTGATTCAGCTCCATTAATGGAAGTGGAGTTGGCACGTAAAGCAGGTTTGGGTTGGCGAGGCAAACATACTGTGTTGTTGAATCGTGAATCTGGATCGACATTCTTTTTAGGTGAAATCCTAATTGATGTTCCATTGCCTGTAGATCAAGAGCAGGAGTCGCATTGTGGAACTTGTCAGTCTTGTATAGACATTTGTCCTACGCAAGCCATTACTGCGCCTTACCAATTAGATGCGCGACGCTGTATCTCGTATTTGACGATTGAGAATCCAGATGCTATTCCGGTGGAGTTTCGTAGGGCGATGGGCAATCGTGTTTACGGATGTGATGACTGCCAATTGATTTGCCCTTGGAACAAATTTGCACAACGTACAACCTTACCAGATTTTGCTGAACGCCATGGGCTTGGGAACGCAAGTCTCTTGCAACTCTGGTCTTGGACTGAAGATGAATTTGTAAAACGCCATGAGGGTAGTGCTATTCGTCGGATTGGTTTCTCTAGGTGGCGCAGAAACTTAGCGGTAGCCATGGGGAATGCTTTGGCTGCTGATAATGTGTCCGCATTAGATAAAGAGCTCCTGCGGCAGGCTTTGCAGGATGCATTGCCTTTGGCAGACGCCTTGGTAGCCGAGCATATTGAGTGGGCGCTGAGTTCCTAAGTATTTTTTCGAAAAGTACTTAGTAACTCTTACAATCAAGGCATGTCATCAGCTAATCAACCCTTTATAGACCCCAGCGAAATCAATCTAGAAGCTTCTGTGGCGCAGCGCTATAAAAATCGCAGTGAGGCTTTTTGGGCTGGCATTCGCGATGCGTCTGGTGCACCTGCAATGGTGCTTTTTGCTGGCATGGTGGGTTTTGGTGCGATGGGTAAATCCAATGGTATGGATGCTTGGTTTACTACTGCCAGTAGCTTTTTCATGTTCGCATTACCTGGACAAGTAGTTTTGCTCGAGATGGCAATTACCGGATCATCAGTGCTTGCCATTGCCCTCGCAGTGACTTTAACGTCTTCGCGTTTCATCACTATGACAGCAACGCTCTTTCCGCAGTTTCATGAAAAAGATCGCAATCATGGTCTTTATGCTTCGGTCCATCTTCTAGCAATGACTCCATGGGCTATTTCCATGCGTGAGTTTCAGACGATAGAAGCGAAACATCGCTTGAGTTACTTCATTGGTCTTGGTTTACTGTGTTGGGTTATTTCTATTCCCGGCACCGCTCTAGGATATTTATTAGCAGGTGCAGTGCCACCGTACATTACGCTTGGTCTCGTTTTCATTAACCCACTATTCTTTTTGCTGACGTTTGCCGAGGTGAAACCTTGGGTTAACCGAATCGCCATTGGCTTAGGTTTTGTATTGGGCCCCTTTTTCTTTCTCTTGGATCGCGATACTAGCTTGCTGACCACTGGTTTAGTAGGGGGAACGATCGCCTATGTATTTGATCGCAAAGTGCTACGCAAAAGAGCGGGGGTGATGAGTTAATGAACGCTAGCCTCCAGGGTTGGGGTTTGTGGATTGCCTTAGCAGGCGCCACCATCGGAACCTATATTTGTCGTGCCATTGGTGTTTTGCTCGCCAAAAGAATTAATCAGGAGAGCGAAATCTTTCGCTATCTTTCTGCCGTCACTTATGCGATGGTGGCGGCCCTTGTAGTCAGAATGGTCCTAATGCCAATTGGTCCCCTATCAACTGTGCCCGTATGGATTCGATTGCTGATTTGCGCCTTAAGTATTGGTGTGATGGTTTCAAAACCAACACACCGTCTCGTTCCAGCCCTATTGACTGGAACCTTGCTGATACTTGCTTACGGTGTTATTCGTTAACTAGTATTGACATCTTGTTTTAGAGATGAGCTGCCAAGATCTTGGCGATATGCACAGCGTCTCTTTGGGTGCCATCGGTAATCTGGTGGCGACAGCTGGTGCCATCCGCAACTACCCAACTATCTGGTGCTTTACGAATCGCAGGTAAGAGGCTAGCTTCTGCCATTTGCTTAGACACTTCAATGTGTTCAGCCTCGTAACCAAAGCTACCAGCCATACCGCAACAGGAAGACTCAATCAGCTGAGGCTCTGCATTCGGAATGAGTTTCAGCAGTTCCATTGCTGGCGTAACGGCAGCAAATGATTTTTGATGACAATGACCGTGAAACAATACTGGGCGCGTTGCAGTTTTTAGTAACAACTTGAGTTTGCCTGCCCTAGCCTCACTTGCTAAAAATTCTTCTAAGAGTTGTGCATGCTGACTTACAGTAAGTGCCCGCTCACCAAATCCCATCACCAATGCTTCATCCTTTAAGGTGAACAAACAAGAAGGCTCAAGACCAATGATCGGAATATTGTTCTCTGCAAAGGGGGCTAGATGGTTTACTAATTCATCTAAGCTGGCTTTCGCTTTATCCACCATGCCTGCAGCTAGGTAAGTGCGACCACAGCAAAATTCTTTAGAGCAGGTATTTGTGCTGCCACTTAAAGTTTTGGTCTTTTGGGGAATATGAACTCGATAGCCAGCTGCCTTTAAAACTTGTAGCGCTGCACGTAAGTTCTCATCCTCAAAATAGGCATTGAAGGTATCGGCTAATAACACCACTCCCTTATTACCATTTGCATCTACTTTGCTCAGTTCTGCGGGCGTAAATTGATAGGGTGTAGTTGCATTTGGATTACTCCAGAAGTTTTTTGCTTTCCAGATTGGCAGACTTCTTTGTGCAGAAATACCCATGATCCATTCTTGTAATTTAGCAAGAGGAGCAATGTGGTTACGAAGATTGAGTAAGGCGGGGAGCCCTGGAATACTACTGATGATGGGAGCGTATTTCGGTAAGTAGGCAACAGCAAGATCGCGCATCGTATGACCAGTCCGCTTCTTGTAAGCAGATAAAAATTCGATCTTCATCTTCGCCATATCAACGCCAGTAGGGCATTCACGGCGACAGGCTTTACAGCTGACGCAAAGTTCCATCACTTCTTTAATAGCGTCGCTACCGAGGGGTGAACTCTCATCTTTAATATCCAATTGATTGGAGAGAGCTAGGCGCAAGGTATTGGCGCGACCACGGGTGAGGTGTTTTTCATCACGAGTAACACGATAGCTTGGACACATCACTTCCGCATCAAACTTGCGGCAATGACCATTGTTGTTACACATCTCCACAGCTTTGGCTAAGCCCATCGCTGGATCGCCTCCGGTGCCTGGTGCGCTAGTCTCTTCAGTAACGGGATTGTTCTGTACATTCCAGGCGGACCAATCTAAGGCTGGCTGCAGCGGAATTACTTTATAGCTTGGTGGAAAGCGGAAATTACTCGCATCATCCATCTTTGGTGGGTTAACAATCTTACCGGGATTAAATAATCCCTTGGGATCAAAAGCCTGCTTGATCTCAGCGAGGGCTTGCGTAATCTTCGGGCCAAATTGCCAGGAGATCCATTCGCCGCGGCAGAGTCCATCGCCGTGCTCACCGCTGTAAGCTCCTTTATATTTACGAACGAGAGCGGAGGCTTCTTCGGCAACTGCGCGCATCTTCTGTGCGCCATCACGACGCATATCTAGAATAGGGCGGACGTGGAGAGTACCAACAGAAGCATGTGCATACCAAGTACCACGTGAACCGTATTTAGAAAATACATCTGTGAGTGCTTGAGTGTATTCAGCAAGACTCTCTAGTGGAACTGCGCAATCCTCAATAAAGCTTACTGGTTTGCCATCGCCCTTGAGGCTCATCATGATATTCAGACCGGCTTTACGCACTTCCCATAAATTCTTTTGCAAGCCGGCATCAGGCATCGCAACTACCGAGCCCGGAAGCCCCAAGTCACCCATCAGATCTTGCAAAGACTTTAATTTCTCAACTAAGGAGGCATGTGCTTCCCCTGAAAACTCTACCAATAGGATGGCTTCGGGTGTTTGCGCGCTAGAGTCAATCAGCGCAGTCTCAATGGTTTTCTTAAAGCTAGGGTTATGGCGCGCCAAGTCAATCATGGTGCGATCGACTAACTCAACAGCGGTAGGCCCAAGCTTGACGATGTGTTGCGCGCTATCCATTGCTTTGAAGAAGCTGGCAAAGTTCACTACTCCAAGCACTTTATGTTGGGGCAATGGAGCCAACTTCAGCTCAAGAGATTTGAAATAAGCTAATGTGCCCTCGCTACCTACTAAAAGGTGCGCCAAGTTGACACTACCGTCTTGGGTATAGGGAAGCTCGCTTTGTGGATGGAATACATCTAGGTTGTATCCCGCTACACGACGCAAGACTTTGGGGAAGTGTGCCTCGATCTCGGGCTGTAATGTATTAGCAAGACCTTTAACAAAGTCGCCTAATTGTTTTGCAGCACCAGAACTGTGGGCGTAATTACCAAAGCTTGCTACCTGTCCGTTTGCTAACCAGGCATCAATGCCTAAAACGTTGTGGACCATGTTGCCATAAGCGATTGATCGACTACCGCAAGAGTTATTGCCTGCCATGCCACCAATAGTTGCCTGTCCAGCAGTCGAAACATCTACTGGGTACCAAAGGCCGTGTGGCTTGAGTGCAGCATTAAGGTGATCGAGCACAATGCCCGGCTCAACAATTGCTGTGGCTTGGGCTGGATCTGCATGTAAGAGTTTGCGAAAGTATTTGCTGTTATCGATGACGAGTGACGTGCCAGTGGTCTGCCCGCACTGACTAGTGCCTCCACCACGCGGTAGAACTGGAATACCTAAGTCAGCTGCAATCTGAATCGCCGTCGCAATATCCTCAGCTGTTTTAGGAATAAAGACAGCAACTGGCATGGCTTGGTAGATCGATGCATCGGTTGCATAACGTCCGCGACTGGCTACATCCGTCATGACCTCGCCAGAGGTTTCTTGTTTCAGACGTTTAGCAAGCTCTGCCTTATTGGCAACGAATTCTGGCAATGGCAAATCAACCGGCTTGTTCATGCTGCAACCTTCTCTTTAGATTCTGAGTCAATTAATTGAATAACAACATCACGCTTATTCATCACGTGCTGCATCATGACTTTACGCATCCGCAAGCTATCGCGGGCCTTTAATGCATCCAACATCTCTTGATGCTCCTCGACGGCTTTTTCCCACTTAACACCATTCTGGTTAGAGCGAAAGCGGAGCGCTTCAATGCGAGCGTTGACTTGGCTAAATAGTTGGCTGAGGACGGGATTGTTCGCTGCGTGATTAATAGCTTGGTGAATTTGAAGATTGAGTCGGTAGTAGCTAGATAAATCCCTGCGGGCATACGAGGCCATCATTTCGTATTGGAGCGCTTCAAGTTCAATCAGTGTTTGATCGCTAATATTTTGTGCTGCGAGCTCTCCAGAGAAACCCTCTAAATTGGCGATCACATCAAAGGTATGAATGATGTCATCTCTGCTCAATTGAACGGCAATGGCGCCACGGTTAGCAATCAATTCAACCAGACCATCAGCAGCTAGACGTCGAATTGCCTCGCGGACAGGGGTGCGTGAGACATTGAGCTGCTCTGCTAGCTCGCGTTCATTCAGCTTGCTTCCCGGCGCAATGGTGCCCTCTACCAATAAAGCTCTGAGCTTAAGGAAAATGGCCTCATGCAAGTTTTGTGTATTTGCTGGTGTTTTGAGCATCATCTGAAATGCCTTAAATTTGTATACATAATTACTATAACCCATCTATAAGCATAAATAACGCTATAAATAGCTTATTTTTTTGATTATTTAGAAATTATTTTGCATACAAAATTGTAAATTGCCAAAAAGTGACTTACACTGAGCCCCAAGATTAACTACAAAAACCAAGCGAGACTCAGCATGCTAAAACTAGATAACCACCTCTCGGGACGTCATTTCTTACATATCCCCGGTCCAAGCCCAGTGCCTTCCCGCATTCTGAGGGCGATTAGCTATCAAACCATCGATCACCGTGGTCCTGAATTCGGGGAATTTGGCCTCAAGGTTTTAGATGGCATCAAGAAGATTTTTAAGACCGAGCAACCTGTCATTGTTTACTCTGCCTCTGGAACAGGCTCATGGGAAGGGGCTTTGGTTAATGTTCTCAATCCCGGCGACAAGGTGCTCTTTTATGAAACTGGTCAATTTGCCAATTTGTGGCGTGCTCTGGGTCAGCGCTTGGGTTTAGACGTTGAGGTGGTTGCCAAACCTGGCCAAGATACTTGGCGCTGGGGTGTTGATGCGTCAGTGATTGAAGAGCGTTTACGTAAAGACACTGGACATGAAATCAAGGCAGTTTGTGTAGTCCACAACGAAACCTCAACTGGTGTTACCTCGAATATCGCAGCAGTTCGCAAGGCGATTGACTCACTGAAGCATCCGGCTTTGTTATTGGTCGATACCGTTTCTGGCTTAGGCTCTGCAGACTATGAGCATGACAAATGGGGTGCTGACGTTACTGTGTCTGGCTCACAAAAAGGTTTAATGTTACCTCCAGGCATTGGTTTTAATGCGTTGTCTGCAAGAGCGATTGAAGTCAGCAAAACAAACAAGATGTCTAAGGCCTATTGGGCTTGGGATGAAATCTTGGAGTCCAATAAAACAGGTTATTGGCCAACTACCCCCAGCACGAATTTAATGTATGGCTTGCATGAAGCGCTCGACATGATGATGGCTGAAGGACTTGACACTATCTTTGCGCGACATCAACGTTTGGCGGCAGCTTGTCGTGAAGCTGTCAATGCATGGGGCTTAGAAATCCAGTGCCAAGATCAAGATTGCTACTCACCAGTACTTACTTGTATTGCCACACCAGAAGGTATGAACGCAGATGTTCTGCGTAAGCATGCTCTGGAGAAGTTCAATTTATCCCTAGGTACAGGTCTTGGAAAAATCAAAGGCAAGGCATTCCGTATTGGACATTTAGGGGATTGCAATGAGCTCAGCCTGATGGCCGCGCTCAGCGGGGTAGAGATGAGTTTGGGTGCGATGGGCTACAAGCCTAAGGCAAGCGGTGTTGTTGCCGCCCAAGAATTTCTAAAATAATCAGTAAGTTGGGTGTAAATGGGGTGTCGGCTAGTAAACGAACTGGCTTACACCCCTTATAATTCAAGTACTTATAAAGATGGCAGTTTAATCAAATAAAACATATTCGAGATAGAGAGACTTCACATGTTGGCAACTAAACCGTATTTAACCCAGGCTGATGTTCAAAAGATTTTGGATGCAGCTGACAAGCACGCTGCAGCCAATAACTGGGCTGTGACGATTGCTGTCTGTGACGACGGTGGTCATCTGTTAGGTTTGATCCGTCGCGATACATGCGCTCCTGTCTCTGCTTACATCGCTCAAGAAAAAGCGCGTACTGCTGCAATGGGTAAGCGCGAGAGCCGTGTATACGAAGAGATTATTAATAATGGTCGCACTTCTTTTTTATCTGCTCCGCATATTTCGGGCATGTTGGAAGGTGGCGTCAATATCGAGGTAAACGGGTTTACCATCGGCGCAGTCGGCGTTTCCGGCGTTAAATCGACTGAGGATGCCGAAACCGCAAAGGCCGGCATTGCAGCCATTCTGTAAGTTACCTTGACAAATACTGTTCCTGAAATAAATTCTCCTACCGGCGCCACTGAGAGTGGCGCCACCCCAGCAACAATTACCTTTGCTGACTTTGGCTTAGATCCAAAAATTCAAAAAGCGGTTTCTGAGCAGGGCTATAGCATTCCAACTCCGATTCAAGCGCAATCGATCCCGCACGTGTTGGCGGGAAGCGATTTGATGGGTGCGGCCCAAACGGGCACTGGTAAGACGGCTGCCTTTGTATTGCCGATTATTCAAAAGATTCTGCGACACGCTAGTAGTAGCGCCTCACCTGCTCGCCATCCGATCCGTGCTTTGGTATTAACGCCGACACGGGAGTTGGCTGTTCAGGTTGCTGAGAACGCAGCGAGCTATTCCAAGCACACTGATTTACGTGCTGCTGTGGTTTACGGTGGCGTGGATATGAAAGAGCAGGTGGCCACACTTCGAGGTGGTGTCGAGATTTTGATTGCGACCCCGGGGCGCTTGCTTGATCACCTTGGTTCTAAAGTAGCCAACCTGTCTCAAGTAGAAATTCTGGTGCTGGATGAGGCGGACCGCATGCTCGATATGGGCTTCTTGCCTGACTTGCAGCGCATCATTGATTTGATTCCAGCTCAGCGCCAAACTCTTTTGTTCTCAGCTACGTTCTCACCAGAGATTAAGAAGTTGGCACAAAGTTATTTGCGCACGCCGGTCACTGTTGAAGTGGCGCGTCAAAATGCTGCGGCAGACACCGTTAAGCAAGTAGTTCATATGGTGGCTAGTGCTGATAAGCAGCAGGCGATTGTGAAAGTGCTGGAAGCGCGTACTCGCCTGGGCTTATCTCGTCAGTGCATCATCTTTACCAACAGCCGTTTGGGTTGCGCTCGACTAGCTCGCTCTTTGGAGCGGGATGGCATCAAGGCTGGCGCGATTCATGGTGACAAGAGTCAGGGTGAGCGCACCCTTACTTTAGATGCATTTAAGTCTGGAGCGATCGAAGCCTTGGTTGCAACCGATGTAGCTGCTCGCGGTCTGGATATTCCGTCGATGCCTTGCGTCATTAATCACGAGTTGCCATTTAATGCGGAAGATTTTATTCACCGTATTGGCCGTACAGGTCGCGCTGGCAGTAAGGGTGATGCGATTGCATTGGTCGATACTAGTGAAAAGCGTTTGCTTGATGATATTGAAAAGTTGATGAAGCGCAAGTTGGACGTTCAGCCATTGCCGGAGGGCAGCTCACGCCCTGCACCCAGCAGGAATTCCTCGAGATCAGATGCGCCACCAAAAATGTCAGACCCATTTTTCTACAAGCCTTATGAGCCCAGCGCTGCAGTGAAGCCAGCATCAGAGGTGGTAAATCCTACAGAGAAAAAAGTCGGCATTACTCCTTCAAAACCAGCGGTTGGCGCTTTACTTGGTGGCTTTAAGAAGAAGTAATTTTTCTGTCCCAAGCCTGAGTGGCTGCCAAAAGCCACTGTGCAATCGAAGT contains the following coding sequences:
- a CDS encoding AzlC family ABC transporter permease yields the protein MSSANQPFIDPSEINLEASVAQRYKNRSEAFWAGIRDASGAPAMVLFAGMVGFGAMGKSNGMDAWFTTASSFFMFALPGQVVLLEMAITGSSVLAIALAVTLTSSRFITMTATLFPQFHEKDRNHGLYASVHLLAMTPWAISMREFQTIEAKHRLSYFIGLGLLCWVISIPGTALGYLLAGAVPPYITLGLVFINPLFFLLTFAEVKPWVNRIAIGLGFVLGPFFFLLDRDTSLLTTGLVGGTIAYVFDRKVLRKRAGVMS
- the queG gene encoding tRNA epoxyqueuosine(34) reductase QueG, translating into MTSSQIPKIVDYASVDQANLREWLGEQSRKLGFDDLRITDTHLGVATERLNDWLAEGRHGQMEYMARHAQLRSDPALLVPGAVRVICVTMNYLSPTIDFDHEWGRLSDPAQAVVSMYARGRDYHRVMRNRLQEFAQLIEQRIGLFGYRVFTDSAPLMEVELARKAGLGWRGKHTVLLNRESGSTFFLGEILIDVPLPVDQEQESHCGTCQSCIDICPTQAITAPYQLDARRCISYLTIENPDAIPVEFRRAMGNRVYGCDDCQLICPWNKFAQRTTLPDFAERHGLGNASLLQLWSWTEDEFVKRHEGSAIRRIGFSRWRRNLAVAMGNALAADNVSALDKELLRQALQDALPLADALVAEHIEWALSS
- a CDS encoding DEAD/DEAH box helicase gives rise to the protein MTNTVPEINSPTGATESGATPATITFADFGLDPKIQKAVSEQGYSIPTPIQAQSIPHVLAGSDLMGAAQTGTGKTAAFVLPIIQKILRHASSSASPARHPIRALVLTPTRELAVQVAENAASYSKHTDLRAAVVYGGVDMKEQVATLRGGVEILIATPGRLLDHLGSKVANLSQVEILVLDEADRMLDMGFLPDLQRIIDLIPAQRQTLLFSATFSPEIKKLAQSYLRTPVTVEVARQNAAADTVKQVVHMVASADKQQAIVKVLEARTRLGLSRQCIIFTNSRLGCARLARSLERDGIKAGAIHGDKSQGERTLTLDAFKSGAIEALVATDVAARGLDIPSMPCVINHELPFNAEDFIHRIGRTGRAGSKGDAIALVDTSEKRLLDDIEKLMKRKLDVQPLPEGSSRPAPSRNSSRSDAPPKMSDPFFYKPYEPSAAVKPASEVVNPTEKKVGITPSKPAVGALLGGFKKK
- a CDS encoding heme-binding protein, which translates into the protein MATKPYLTQADVQKILDAADKHAAANNWAVTIAVCDDGGHLLGLIRRDTCAPVSAYIAQEKARTAAMGKRESRVYEEIINNGRTSFLSAPHISGMLEGGVNIEVNGFTIGAVGVSGVKSTEDAETAKAGIAAIL
- a CDS encoding AzlD domain-containing protein, with translation MNASLQGWGLWIALAGATIGTYICRAIGVLLAKRINQESEIFRYLSAVTYAMVAALVVRMVLMPIGPLSTVPVWIRLLICALSIGVMVSKPTHRLVPALLTGTLLILAYGVIR
- a CDS encoding alanine--glyoxylate aminotransferase family protein, producing MLKLDNHLSGRHFLHIPGPSPVPSRILRAISYQTIDHRGPEFGEFGLKVLDGIKKIFKTEQPVIVYSASGTGSWEGALVNVLNPGDKVLFYETGQFANLWRALGQRLGLDVEVVAKPGQDTWRWGVDASVIEERLRKDTGHEIKAVCVVHNETSTGVTSNIAAVRKAIDSLKHPALLLVDTVSGLGSADYEHDKWGADVTVSGSQKGLMLPPGIGFNALSARAIEVSKTNKMSKAYWAWDEILESNKTGYWPTTPSTNLMYGLHEALDMMMAEGLDTIFARHQRLAAACREAVNAWGLEIQCQDQDCYSPVLTCIATPEGMNADVLRKHALEKFNLSLGTGLGKIKGKAFRIGHLGDCNELSLMAALSGVEMSLGAMGYKPKASGVVAAQEFLK
- a CDS encoding GntR family transcriptional regulator, which gives rise to MMLKTPANTQNLHEAIFLKLRALLVEGTIAPGSKLNERELAEQLNVSRTPVREAIRRLAADGLVELIANRGAIAVQLSRDDIIHTFDVIANLEGFSGELAAQNISDQTLIELEALQYEMMASYARRDLSSYYRLNLQIHQAINHAANNPVLSQLFSQVNARIEALRFRSNQNGVKWEKAVEEHQEMLDALKARDSLRMRKVMMQHVMNKRDVVIQLIDSESKEKVAA
- a CDS encoding FAD-binding and (Fe-S)-binding domain-containing protein, whose product is MNKPVDLPLPEFVANKAELAKRLKQETSGEVMTDVASRGRYATDASIYQAMPVAVFIPKTAEDIATAIQIAADLGIPVLPRGGGTSQCGQTTGTSLVIDNSKYFRKLLHADPAQATAIVEPGIVLDHLNAALKPHGLWYPVDVSTAGQATIGGMAGNNSCGSRSIAYGNMVHNVLGIDAWLANGQVASFGNYAHSSGAAKQLGDFVKGLANTLQPEIEAHFPKVLRRVAGYNLDVFHPQSELPYTQDGSVNLAHLLVGSEGTLAYFKSLELKLAPLPQHKVLGVVNFASFFKAMDSAQHIVKLGPTAVELVDRTMIDLARHNPSFKKTIETALIDSSAQTPEAILLVEFSGEAHASLVEKLKSLQDLMGDLGLPGSVVAMPDAGLQKNLWEVRKAGLNIMMSLKGDGKPVSFIEDCAVPLESLAEYTQALTDVFSKYGSRGTWYAHASVGTLHVRPILDMRRDGAQKMRAVAEEASALVRKYKGAYSGEHGDGLCRGEWISWQFGPKITQALAEIKQAFDPKGLFNPGKIVNPPKMDDASNFRFPPSYKVIPLQPALDWSAWNVQNNPVTEETSAPGTGGDPAMGLAKAVEMCNNNGHCRKFDAEVMCPSYRVTRDEKHLTRGRANTLRLALSNQLDIKDESSPLGSDAIKEVMELCVSCKACRRECPTGVDMAKMKIEFLSAYKKRTGHTMRDLAVAYLPKYAPIISSIPGLPALLNLRNHIAPLAKLQEWIMGISAQRSLPIWKAKNFWSNPNATTPYQFTPAELSKVDANGNKGVVLLADTFNAYFEDENLRAALQVLKAAGYRVHIPQKTKTLSGSTNTCSKEFCCGRTYLAAGMVDKAKASLDELVNHLAPFAENNIPIIGLEPSCLFTLKDEALVMGFGERALTVSQHAQLLEEFLASEARAGKLKLLLKTATRPVLFHGHCHQKSFAAVTPAMELLKLIPNAEPQLIESSCCGMAGSFGYEAEHIEVSKQMAEASLLPAIRKAPDSWVVADGTSCRHQITDGTQRDAVHIAKILAAHL